A portion of the Halalkalicoccus tibetensis genome contains these proteins:
- a CDS encoding NAD(P)/FAD-dependent oxidoreductase, giving the protein MVTITADDPLDVAVVGAGPAGIGVGVALEKLELDVRILDRESIGASFRDWPDEMRLLTPSFPGGFGRTDLNAVTPHTSPAFALDREHPTGEEYAQYLEGVAEFHDLPVETGVEVESVEPMAERRKRPEAVAVDGGTGGFALETSEGPIHSRFVVWAAGEFGSPRREPFPGAEGCVHTADVGSWEEYADRGEEFLVVGGYESGIDAAAGLVDEGARVTVLDGGAPWGLRHPDPSEALSPYTNERLEGALETGRLTLVHGARVERATEKGSGYRVDVAPQELDFDAEPATDAIRDPDREYRVETPPLLATGFEPTLGPVRDRFPSEEGSVELTDRDESPEVPGLFLAGPAVAHNGVEFCFIYKYRTRFAVVAETIGERLDIDTDPLEVYREEGMFMEDLECCEPELCDC; this is encoded by the coding sequence ATGGTAACGATCACGGCGGACGACCCGCTCGACGTGGCGGTCGTCGGCGCCGGTCCGGCGGGGATCGGCGTCGGCGTGGCTCTGGAGAAGCTCGAGCTCGACGTCCGGATCCTCGATCGGGAGTCGATCGGCGCGTCGTTTCGAGACTGGCCCGACGAGATGCGACTGCTCACGCCGTCGTTTCCGGGCGGGTTCGGTCGGACCGACCTGAACGCCGTCACCCCCCACACGTCGCCGGCATTTGCGCTCGACCGCGAACACCCCACCGGCGAGGAGTACGCGCAGTACCTGGAGGGGGTCGCGGAGTTCCACGACCTCCCCGTCGAGACGGGGGTCGAGGTCGAGTCCGTCGAGCCGATGGCCGAGCGCCGCAAGCGCCCCGAGGCCGTCGCGGTCGACGGCGGGACCGGGGGGTTCGCCCTCGAGACGAGCGAGGGGCCGATCCACAGCCGGTTCGTCGTCTGGGCGGCCGGCGAGTTCGGCTCGCCCCGCCGGGAGCCGTTTCCCGGCGCCGAAGGCTGTGTCCACACCGCCGACGTGGGGTCGTGGGAGGAGTATGCCGACCGCGGCGAGGAGTTCCTCGTGGTCGGCGGCTACGAGAGCGGGATCGACGCCGCGGCCGGCCTCGTCGACGAGGGCGCCCGGGTGACGGTACTCGATGGCGGCGCGCCGTGGGGGCTTCGCCACCCCGACCCGAGCGAGGCGCTCTCGCCGTACACCAACGAACGCCTCGAAGGGGCGCTCGAGACGGGGCGGCTCACCCTGGTCCATGGGGCGCGGGTCGAGCGCGCCACGGAGAAGGGCTCGGGGTACCGGGTCGACGTCGCTCCCCAGGAACTCGATTTCGACGCCGAGCCGGCGACCGACGCGATCCGGGACCCCGATCGGGAGTACCGGGTGGAAACGCCCCCGCTGCTCGCGACCGGGTTCGAGCCGACGCTCGGGCCCGTGAGGGATCGGTTCCCCAGCGAGGAGGGGTCGGTCGAACTCACCGACCGCGACGAATCGCCGGAGGTGCCGGGGCTGTTCCTCGCGGGCCCGGCGGTCGCCCACAACGGGGTCGAGTTCTGCTTCATCTACAAGTATCGGACGCGCTTCGCGGTGGTCGCCGAGACGATCGGCGAGCGTCTGGATATCGACACCGACCCGCTCGAGGTCTACCGGGAGGAGGGGATGTTCATGGAGGACCTCGAGTGCTGCGAGCCGGAGCTCTGTGACTGCTGA
- a CDS encoding alpha/beta hydrolase, translating into MAELDPQAAALLETMDAMGQPPAYALSVESARDRLRELMANQGEGEPVDRLEEFSIGGPERAIPVRLYAPAGDDHPLLIFYHGGGWAVGDLETHDPVCRRLANAADCAVLSVDYRLAPEHPFPAAVEDAYAALEWAAEYAGRINCDPSRLAVGGDSAGGNLAAAVSLMSRDRDGPEIAHQSLIYPAVASPAVHDFPSYEENAEGYMLEAASVEWYLERYLPDPVDHRNAYAAPLLARDYSELPSTSVLTAGFDPIRDEGREYADRLESAGVEVERHEYEGMIHGFVNLLDHLDAAGEALDALGADLDDAFEK; encoded by the coding sequence ATGGCCGAACTCGATCCACAGGCCGCGGCGTTGCTCGAGACGATGGACGCGATGGGACAGCCGCCGGCGTACGCCCTCTCGGTCGAGAGCGCGCGCGACCGGCTCCGCGAGCTCATGGCGAACCAGGGCGAGGGCGAGCCCGTCGACCGCCTCGAGGAGTTCTCGATCGGCGGGCCCGAACGAGCGATCCCCGTCCGCCTCTACGCGCCCGCCGGCGACGACCACCCTCTCCTGATCTTCTATCACGGCGGGGGCTGGGCGGTCGGCGACCTCGAGACCCACGACCCGGTCTGTCGTCGTCTCGCGAACGCCGCCGACTGTGCGGTGCTGTCGGTCGACTACCGCCTCGCGCCCGAACACCCGTTCCCGGCGGCCGTCGAGGACGCCTACGCGGCCCTCGAGTGGGCCGCCGAGTACGCGGGTCGGATCAACTGCGATCCCTCCCGACTGGCCGTCGGCGGCGACAGCGCCGGGGGCAACCTCGCGGCGGCCGTCTCGCTGATGAGCCGGGACCGCGACGGCCCCGAGATCGCCCACCAGTCGCTGATCTACCCCGCCGTCGCCTCGCCAGCCGTCCACGACTTTCCGAGCTACGAGGAGAACGCGGAGGGCTACATGCTCGAGGCCGCGAGCGTCGAGTGGTATCTCGAGCGCTACCTCCCCGATCCCGTGGACCACAGGAACGCCTACGCCGCGCCGCTGCTCGCGCGCGACTACTCGGAGCTGCCCTCGACGAGCGTCCTCACGGCGGGGTTCGACCCGATCCGCGACGAGGGCCGCGAGTACGCCGACCGGCTCGAATCGGCGGGCGTCGAGGTCGAACGCCACGAGTACGAGGGGATGATCCACGGGTTCGTGAACCTGCTCGACCACCTCGACGCCGCGGGCGAGGCGCTCGACGCGCTTGGGGCGGACCTCGACGACGCGTTCGAAAAGTAG
- a CDS encoding METTL5 family protein: MDSKRALERRLSRVRGFDEPRVELEQYPTPADVAAQLVHLADLQGDLEGTVVDLGTGTGMLALGAALRTPERVVGLDADRGALATAQENERRVDPSQGPDWLLGDGGRLPLRLSGATVLMNPPFGAQHGNRGADKRFLEGALEIADVVYSIHNAGSREFVESFVADNGGRVTHAYELALEIDRQFDFHDEESRTIRAECYRSSWRGV, from the coding sequence ATGGACAGCAAGCGGGCGCTCGAACGGCGCCTCTCCCGCGTTCGGGGGTTCGACGAGCCGCGCGTCGAACTGGAGCAGTACCCCACGCCCGCCGACGTCGCCGCCCAGCTCGTCCACCTCGCCGATCTCCAGGGCGATCTCGAGGGGACGGTGGTCGACCTGGGAACGGGAACTGGAATGCTCGCGCTGGGGGCCGCGCTGCGGACGCCCGAACGGGTGGTCGGGCTCGATGCCGACCGCGGGGCGCTCGCGACGGCCCAGGAAAACGAACGCCGGGTCGATCCTTCTCAAGGGCCCGACTGGCTGCTCGGCGACGGCGGCCGCCTCCCGCTTCGGCTCTCGGGCGCGACCGTGCTCATGAACCCGCCGTTCGGCGCCCAGCACGGCAACCGGGGTGCCGACAAACGCTTTCTCGAAGGAGCACTGGAGATCGCGGACGTGGTCTACTCGATCCACAACGCCGGCAGCCGCGAGTTCGTCGAGTCGTTCGTCGCCGACAACGGAGGACGGGTGACCCACGCCTACGAGCTCGCCCTCGAGATCGATCGCCAGTTCGACTTCCACGACGAGGAATCGCGGACGATCCGCGCGGAGTGTTACAGGTCCTCCTGGCGCGGGGTGTAG
- a CDS encoding YlbF family regulator, with product MSVETQPSAEETGIEELGRELGEAIARTEEYAAYEEAQRAVKESEHAQGKIDEFESLRQEFMLARQTGDATQEDLQRLQSAQQELHEIPVMADYLEAQAELDAKLEAVNEAISAPLDVDFGEQAGGCCQD from the coding sequence ATGAGCGTCGAAACCCAACCCAGCGCCGAGGAGACCGGCATCGAGGAGCTCGGCCGCGAGCTCGGCGAGGCGATCGCCCGGACCGAGGAGTACGCCGCCTACGAGGAGGCCCAGCGGGCGGTCAAGGAGAGCGAACACGCCCAGGGCAAGATCGACGAGTTCGAGTCGCTGCGCCAGGAGTTCATGCTCGCGCGCCAGACCGGCGACGCCACCCAGGAGGACCTCCAGCGCCTCCAGTCGGCCCAACAGGAGCTCCACGAGATCCCCGTGATGGCCGACTACCTCGAGGCCCAGGCGGAGCTCGACGCGAAGCTCGAGGCCGTCAACGAGGCGATCTCCGCGCCCCTCGACGTCGACTTCGGCGAGCAGGCCGGCGGCTGCTGTCAGGACTAG
- a CDS encoding DNA-directed RNA polymerase subunit L, protein MELRVLTREDRELELEIAGEDHTFMNVLKGALLEADGVTAATYDVNPEQSGGQTNPVLTVTTEEGVDPLDAIGEAAAEIQETTDSFRDAFRDASAAA, encoded by the coding sequence ATGGAACTACGCGTGCTCACCCGCGAGGACCGGGAGCTGGAGCTTGAGATCGCCGGCGAGGACCACACGTTCATGAACGTCCTCAAGGGCGCGCTGCTCGAGGCCGACGGCGTCACGGCAGCGACCTACGACGTCAACCCCGAGCAGTCGGGCGGCCAGACGAACCCCGTGCTCACCGTCACGACCGAGGAGGGCGTCGACCCGCTCGACGCGATCGGCGAGGCCGCGGCGGAGATCCAAGAGACCACCGACTCCTTCCGCGACGCGTTCCGCGACGCCTCGGCGGCAGCCTGA
- a CDS encoding rhomboid family intramembrane serine protease gives MAVADLLVVLGWQLLVVGALLGSAWVALRLAAPERGPRAVLRERFYLGVPWGSLIVFGWVLAVYLFVQGGLWHPDEPLAVPFSAWSYFYPLGMAFAGFAHVGPGHLIGNLTTALVFAPLAEYVWGHFPESEDARIADPQVRAFVAFPLAVLAVGIGTSLFSWGPVIGFSGVVFAMIGFVLVRYPILAVVALAARSAVRTLSDALAEPVAVVEVTASVSPPWWYGIAVQGHAIGFLTGVLLGAALLRHRRIRPDPRRLWFGTLLVSLSLSLWAVWWVRGEATYVLFQALGLVLVFALAALVTAAVTADDRPLSQSQFGNVARRRAALAALALPLVVMCLIGVPLNLVAVDEEPREAALDAGDYTVFYDEEVEDRMFSVVEVEAFGETTDVTTSGVIVTSPERNVWGQEVPAAELETHGDATVRIGGLTWSETVEVERSGWEVGDEAVYAVWLENDGERVHSYDSEPVSPDVLLDGRTITLHTESGTFYVEVEGEGATEYAEVPDEGEVRGVNGLAIGNDDDRLVASDGASAVPIAEAERYTPRQEDL, from the coding sequence ATGGCGGTCGCGGACCTCCTCGTGGTTCTCGGGTGGCAGCTGCTCGTCGTCGGCGCGCTGCTCGGCTCCGCCTGGGTCGCCCTCCGACTCGCGGCTCCCGAACGCGGGCCCCGCGCCGTGCTCCGCGAGCGGTTCTATCTCGGGGTGCCGTGGGGCTCCCTGATCGTTTTCGGTTGGGTCCTCGCGGTCTACCTGTTCGTCCAGGGCGGGCTCTGGCACCCCGACGAGCCCCTCGCGGTCCCGTTCTCCGCGTGGTCGTACTTCTACCCGCTTGGAATGGCGTTCGCGGGCTTCGCCCACGTCGGCCCCGGCCACTTGATCGGCAACCTCACCACCGCACTCGTCTTCGCGCCGCTCGCGGAGTACGTCTGGGGGCACTTCCCCGAGAGCGAGGACGCGCGGATCGCCGACCCCCAGGTTCGGGCGTTCGTCGCCTTCCCCCTCGCCGTCCTCGCGGTCGGCATCGGGACCAGCCTCTTCTCATGGGGACCCGTGATCGGCTTCTCGGGCGTGGTCTTCGCGATGATCGGCTTCGTCCTCGTGCGCTACCCGATCCTCGCCGTGGTCGCGCTCGCGGCCAGGAGCGCCGTCAGAACCCTCTCGGACGCGCTGGCCGAACCCGTCGCCGTCGTCGAGGTGACCGCGAGCGTCTCCCCGCCGTGGTGGTACGGGATCGCCGTCCAGGGCCACGCGATCGGCTTCCTGACCGGCGTACTCCTGGGGGCGGCGTTGCTTCGCCACCGTCGGATCCGACCGGACCCCCGACGGCTCTGGTTCGGCACCCTGCTCGTGTCCCTCTCGCTGTCGCTGTGGGCCGTCTGGTGGGTTCGCGGCGAGGCGACCTACGTGCTCTTCCAGGCGCTCGGGCTCGTGCTGGTGTTCGCGCTGGCGGCCCTGGTCACCGCCGCGGTGACCGCGGACGACCGGCCTCTCTCCCAGTCCCAGTTCGGAAACGTGGCCCGGAGACGGGCCGCGCTCGCCGCGCTCGCGCTCCCGCTGGTGGTCATGTGTCTGATCGGCGTCCCGCTGAACCTGGTGGCCGTCGACGAGGAGCCCCGCGAGGCGGCGCTCGACGCCGGCGATTACACCGTCTTCTACGACGAGGAGGTCGAGGACAGGATGTTCTCGGTCGTCGAGGTCGAGGCGTTCGGTGAGACGACCGACGTCACTACCAGCGGCGTGATCGTCACTAGCCCCGAACGCAACGTCTGGGGCCAGGAGGTCCCCGCCGCGGAGCTCGAGACCCACGGCGATGCAACCGTTCGAATCGGCGGGCTGACCTGGAGCGAGACCGTCGAGGTCGAACGATCGGGCTGGGAGGTCGGCGACGAGGCGGTCTACGCCGTCTGGCTCGAAAACGACGGCGAGCGGGTCCACAGCTACGACTCCGAACCCGTCAGCCCCGACGTCCTCCTCGACGGCCGGACGATCACCCTCCATACCGAGTCGGGAACCTTCTACGTCGAGGTCGAGGGCGAGGGGGCGACCGAGTACGCCGAAGTACCCGATGAAGGCGAGGTCCGCGGGGTGAACGGCCTCGCGATCGGGAACGACGACGATCGACTCGTCGCGAGCGACGGCGCCAGCGCCGTCCCGATCGCCGAGGCGGAGCGCTACACCCCGCGCCAGGAGGACCTGTAA
- the dph2 gene encoding diphthamide biosynthesis enzyme Dph2 produces the protein MSRNEFSEGDLRNTGMSLKHDREWDYELERIVEAVDERDAKKVGLQFPEGLKRRGPKVTDDLRELLPEDVTVMMSGQPCYGACDLDTYLMRRTDVFVHFGHSPMKESEKIIYVPLFSNVEVLPIIEESLEEIEGDQVGLVTTAQHMNRFEEMREFLESRGYEVHTRKGDDRLTHEGQVLGCNYASADIDADNVLYVGGGKFHPLGLAMEHPEKNVVIADPVNNVVTVADTEKFMKQRYGAVHRAMDAEKWGVIFCTKIGQGRWDQAEEIVEENENAYLITMDEVTPDRLRNFDMDAFVNTGCPRITTDDGPQFHKPMLTPGEYEIAVGNKPLDALEFDTFHGTW, from the coding sequence ATGAGCCGAAACGAGTTCTCCGAGGGCGATCTGCGGAACACGGGCATGTCCCTGAAACACGACCGGGAGTGGGACTACGAGCTCGAGCGGATCGTCGAGGCCGTCGACGAGCGCGACGCGAAGAAGGTCGGCCTGCAGTTCCCCGAGGGGCTCAAACGCCGCGGCCCGAAGGTCACCGACGACCTCCGGGAGCTCCTGCCCGAGGACGTCACCGTGATGATGTCGGGCCAGCCCTGCTACGGCGCCTGCGACCTCGACACCTATCTGATGCGCCGCACGGACGTCTTCGTCCACTTCGGCCACTCCCCGATGAAGGAGTCCGAGAAGATCATCTACGTTCCCCTCTTCTCGAACGTCGAGGTACTGCCGATCATCGAGGAGTCCTTAGAGGAGATCGAGGGCGACCAGGTCGGGCTCGTCACGACCGCCCAGCACATGAACCGCTTCGAGGAGATGCGCGAGTTCCTCGAGTCGCGGGGCTACGAGGTCCACACCCGCAAGGGTGACGACCGGCTGACCCACGAGGGCCAGGTCTTGGGCTGCAACTACGCCTCGGCGGACATCGACGCCGACAACGTGCTCTACGTCGGCGGCGGGAAGTTCCACCCGCTCGGCTTGGCGATGGAACACCCCGAGAAGAACGTCGTGATCGCCGACCCCGTCAACAACGTCGTGACGGTGGCTGATACCGAGAAGTTCATGAAACAGCGCTACGGCGCGGTCCACCGCGCGATGGACGCCGAGAAGTGGGGCGTCATCTTCTGTACGAAGATCGGCCAGGGTCGCTGGGATCAGGCCGAGGAGATCGTCGAGGAGAACGAGAACGCCTACCTGATCACGATGGACGAGGTCACCCCCGACAGGCTGCGGAACTTCGACATGGACGCGTTCGTCAACACCGGCTGTCCCCGGATCACCACCGACGACGGCCCGCAGTTCCACAAGCCGATGCTCACGCCCGGCGAGTACGAGATCGCGGTCGGGAACAAGCCGCTCGACGCCCTGGAGTTCGACACGTTCCACGGTACTTGGTAG
- the hisF gene encoding imidazole glycerol phosphate synthase subunit HisF, translating into MTLTKRIIPCIDVDVDEDGNAAVYTGVNFEDLEYTGDPVEMAKAYNESGADEFVFLDITASADGRETMLDTVSRVADEVFIPLTVGGGIREKADIKETLRAGADKVSINTGALERPELITEGARAFGSQCIVISVDSKRRFDEQGEHYAQVDGESCWFECTVKGGREGTGIDVVEWAAEAESRGAGELFVNSIDTDGTKSGYDLPVTRAVCEAVSTPVIASSGAGGPEHMHEVFEEAGADAALAASIFHFGEYSIEEVKEYLAERDVPIRF; encoded by the coding sequence ATGACACTAACCAAACGCATCATCCCCTGCATCGACGTCGACGTCGACGAGGACGGCAACGCGGCGGTCTATACCGGCGTCAACTTCGAGGACCTCGAGTACACCGGCGACCCAGTCGAGATGGCGAAGGCCTACAACGAGTCGGGCGCCGACGAGTTCGTCTTCCTCGACATCACCGCGAGCGCCGACGGCCGCGAGACCATGCTCGACACCGTCTCGCGGGTCGCCGACGAGGTGTTCATCCCGCTGACCGTCGGCGGCGGGATCAGGGAGAAGGCAGACATCAAGGAGACGCTCAGGGCCGGCGCGGACAAGGTCTCGATCAACACCGGCGCGCTCGAACGCCCCGAGCTAATCACCGAAGGGGCCCGGGCCTTCGGCAGCCAGTGCATCGTCATCAGCGTCGACTCGAAGCGCCGCTTCGACGAGCAGGGCGAACACTACGCCCAGGTCGACGGCGAGTCCTGCTGGTTCGAGTGCACCGTCAAGGGCGGGCGCGAGGGCACCGGCATCGACGTCGTCGAGTGGGCCGCGGAGGCCGAATCCCGCGGCGCCGGCGAGCTGTTCGTCAACTCCATCGACACCGACGGCACGAAGTCGGGCTACGACCTGCCCGTCACCCGCGCGGTCTGTGAGGCCGTCTCGACGCCGGTGATCGCCTCCTCGGGCGCCGGCGGGCCCGAACACATGCACGAGGTCTTCGAGGAGGCGGGCGCCGACGCCGCGCTCGCGGCCTCGATCTTCCACTTTGGCGAGTACTCCATCGAGGAGGTCAAGGAGTACCTCGCGGAGCGCGACGTCCCGATCCGGTTCTGA
- a CDS encoding tautomerase — protein sequence MPLLQFDSSAAMTAGEKRAFARRVRELYAEQMETGTDHVAVVIRERTEAELSIGRADPDQPALVLDAEIRGGREFEAKREFALAVMELANDAWAIPDPNMKVVFTEHAGEGMMGVDRVGGEWTPDEGE from the coding sequence ATGCCGCTGCTTCAGTTCGACTCCAGCGCGGCGATGACCGCCGGCGAGAAGCGCGCCTTCGCCCGCCGCGTCCGCGAGCTCTACGCCGAGCAGATGGAGACCGGCACCGACCACGTCGCGGTGGTGATCCGCGAGCGCACCGAGGCCGAGCTCTCCATCGGCCGGGCCGACCCCGACCAGCCCGCGCTGGTGCTGGACGCCGAGATACGCGGGGGGCGCGAGTTCGAGGCGAAGCGCGAGTTCGCGCTCGCGGTGATGGAGCTCGCGAACGACGCCTGGGCGATCCCCGACCCGAACATGAAGGTCGTCTTCACCGAACACGCCGGCGAGGGGATGATGGGGGTCGACCGCGTCGGCGGCGAGTGGACGCCCGACGAGGGCGAGTAG
- a CDS encoding nucleoside recognition domain-containing protein — protein sequence MGGETVVAVGAESVGKSTLVGALTGGAPKSGNVGGTTTAAERYEGNGLTVVDTPGVVLSGDLDSAGETLDALDEADAVLLVVSAPDLDDQLARLLPLVAGRRGAVAVTFWDKVGDEAAGREALAELEEETGVPFVPVDARELDDPALATDGGAPCGELRTALSNPTELPGGVRTRIGWGIEPPERVFERPIAGPLVALALLLLPAALAVAFANTAAGWLDPVVEAAFAPAVAAAEGLPSPLAAVLAGRFGLLSMGPFLLVWAGPTVVLFAFVLGAYTASGLANRVTLALHPLTRRVGLTGRDLVRVVMGFGCNVPAVTNTRGCSACTRCTTISAISFGAACSYQLPATLAVFAAAGMPWLVGPYLLVLAVSTLAYVRLIAPAAARHAEPLSDRAFLQWPTRRGLWREARGTLSSFARTAMPVFVAITLVASALDHGGVLERVGSALEPAMALFGLPGEAAVLVVFSSVRKDGIALFAAEGVAASLTPVEVLTAVYLAGVLLPCLVTALTVAREVSARFVAGMLARQAAAACAFAAAIAHGGALLLDLL from the coding sequence GTGGGCGGCGAGACCGTGGTCGCCGTCGGGGCCGAGAGCGTCGGCAAGTCGACGCTGGTCGGCGCGCTGACCGGCGGGGCGCCGAAGAGCGGCAACGTCGGGGGCACGACGACCGCCGCCGAACGCTACGAGGGCAACGGCCTGACGGTCGTCGACACCCCGGGGGTCGTCCTCTCGGGGGACCTCGACAGCGCTGGCGAGACCCTCGACGCGCTCGATGAGGCCGACGCCGTCCTGCTGGTGGTCAGCGCGCCTGACCTCGACGACCAGCTCGCCCGGCTGCTCCCCCTAGTCGCGGGCCGCCGTGGCGCGGTCGCGGTGACCTTCTGGGACAAGGTGGGCGACGAGGCGGCCGGGCGGGAAGCCCTCGCGGAGCTCGAAGAGGAGACCGGCGTGCCGTTCGTCCCCGTCGACGCCAGGGAGCTCGACGACCCGGCGCTCGCGACCGACGGGGGTGCGCCCTGCGGGGAGCTCCGTACGGCCCTTTCGAACCCGACCGAGCTCCCCGGCGGCGTCCGGACCCGGATCGGCTGGGGGATCGAGCCGCCCGAACGGGTCTTCGAACGGCCGATAGCCGGCCCGCTCGTCGCGCTCGCCCTCCTCCTCCTGCCCGCGGCCCTCGCGGTCGCGTTCGCGAACACGGCCGCCGGCTGGCTCGACCCCGTCGTCGAGGCGGCGTTCGCGCCCGCGGTCGCGGCGGCCGAGGGACTCCCGTCGCCGCTTGCTGCCGTTCTCGCCGGCCGGTTCGGGCTGCTCTCGATGGGACCCTTCCTGCTGGTCTGGGCCGGACCGACCGTCGTGCTGTTCGCGTTCGTCCTCGGGGCCTACACCGCGAGCGGGCTGGCCAACAGGGTCACGCTGGCGCTGCACCCGCTGACGCGCCGGGTCGGGCTCACCGGCCGGGACCTCGTCCGGGTGGTGATGGGCTTCGGCTGTAACGTCCCCGCGGTGACGAACACCCGCGGCTGTAGCGCCTGCACCCGCTGTACGACGATCTCGGCGATCTCCTTCGGCGCGGCCTGCTCGTATCAGCTGCCCGCGACCCTCGCCGTCTTCGCCGCCGCGGGGATGCCGTGGCTCGTCGGGCCCTACCTGCTGGTGCTCGCCGTCTCCACACTGGCGTACGTCCGGCTGATCGCGCCCGCGGCGGCCCGCCACGCCGAGCCCCTCTCGGACAGGGCGTTCCTCCAGTGGCCGACCCGCCGCGGGCTCTGGCGCGAGGCCCGGGGGACGCTCTCGTCGTTCGCCCGCACCGCGATGCCGGTGTTCGTCGCGATCACGCTCGTCGCGTCGGCCCTCGACCACGGCGGCGTCCTCGAACGCGTCGGGAGCGCACTCGAGCCCGCGATGGCCCTCTTCGGGCTCCCTGGGGAGGCCGCGGTGCTGGTGGTGTTCTCCTCGGTCCGCAAGGACGGGATCGCGCTGTTTGCCGCCGAGGGCGTGGCGGCGTCGCTCACCCCCGTCGAGGTGCTGACGGCGGTCTACCTCGCGGGTGTGCTGTTACCGTGTCTCGTGACGGCGCTGACGGTCGCCAGGGAGGTCTCGGCCCGGTTCGTCGCGGGGATGCTCGCCCGGCAGGCCGCAGCCGCCTGTGCCTTCGCCGCCGCAATCGCCCACGGCGGTGCGTTGCTGCTCGATCTGCTCTAA
- a CDS encoding MBL fold metallo-hydrolase yields MSRSDWGDWLVREVEESSPDGVAVWYLGCNGFVLKASDGTTLFIDPYLGTGDPPRTVRMIPIPFDPEDVSEADALLATHEHVDHVHGESQAPILENTGATMYGPEDSLAVAREEEAWGEAWDLDDDQFVDVYEGETHEIGSFTVNVEPANDPDATQPVSYVIEHEAGTFFHGGDARPGEFESTGEDYDIDLGVLAFGTVGTIPDKETGEPQRTKWYSDETQIIEAANDLGLDRLLPSHWDMWKGLTADPKNLQHHAKGFEYPRRIEPVEIGDRVDL; encoded by the coding sequence ATGTCACGGAGCGACTGGGGCGACTGGCTCGTCCGCGAGGTAGAGGAGAGTTCTCCCGACGGCGTCGCGGTCTGGTATCTCGGCTGCAACGGGTTCGTCCTGAAGGCGAGCGACGGGACCACCCTGTTCATCGACCCCTATCTGGGGACCGGCGACCCGCCGCGCACCGTGAGAATGATCCCGATCCCGTTCGATCCCGAGGACGTCTCGGAGGCCGACGCGCTGCTCGCGACCCACGAACACGTCGACCACGTCCACGGCGAGAGCCAGGCCCCGATCCTCGAGAACACCGGCGCGACCATGTACGGCCCCGAGGACAGCCTCGCGGTCGCCCGCGAGGAGGAGGCCTGGGGAGAGGCGTGGGACCTCGACGACGACCAGTTCGTCGACGTCTACGAGGGCGAGACCCACGAGATCGGCTCCTTCACCGTGAACGTCGAACCCGCGAACGACCCCGACGCGACCCAGCCCGTGAGCTACGTCATCGAACACGAGGCCGGCACCTTCTTCCACGGCGGCGACGCCCGCCCGGGCGAGTTCGAGTCCACCGGCGAGGACTACGACATCGACCTCGGGGTGCTGGCGTTCGGCACCGTCGGGACGATCCCCGACAAGGAGACCGGCGAGCCCCAGCGAACCAAGTGGTACAGCGACGAGACCCAGATCATCGAGGCCGCGAACGACCTGGGGCTCGACCGGCTGCTGCCGAGCCACTGGGACATGTGGAAGGGCCTGACGGCCGACCCCAAGAACCTCCAGCACCACGCGAAGGGCTTCGAGTACCCCCGACGGATCGAACCCGTCGAGATCGGCGACCGGGTCGACCTCTGA